The proteins below come from a single Stomoxys calcitrans chromosome 1, idStoCalc2.1, whole genome shotgun sequence genomic window:
- the LOC106082085 gene encoding metaxin-2 codes for MAIIWLADDRATLVWSSRHFLSYFYFCSNRQNKNYCTSQLLVEYNTKEKMSEPWPENATLYQPYEAEQILLPENSSCLAVKAYLKMCNLPCDVRSCANAEFMSPGGRMTKLPVLQAGAFVFAEFEPIVNFVEHKSGAIGQSLDEDEKAEMRTYVSLTENIFTMAEYYISFMVPRVYEEVTSPRNGCVFPWPLNKIQNWSKQRTAKKLLKVYQWHDMEIEDVMDKVEKCCETLNMKLKEHEGPYFYGAEPCELDAIVFGHLFSVLTVNLPNMALAQSVQKFKPLVQFCRFIDDKYFQMKNTL; via the exons ATGGCCATTATCTGGTTAGCAGATGATCGGGCAACACTAGTCTGGAGCTCACGTCATTTCTtgtcatatttttatttttgttcaaacagacaaaacaaaaattattgt ACATCACAACTGCTAGTCGAATATAATACAAAGGAAAAGATGAGCGAACCATGGCCTGAAAATGCAACTCTCTACCAACCATACGAAGCCGAACAGATACTGTTGCCGGAGAACTCCAGTTGCCTTGCTGTCAAGGCATACCTGAAAATGTGCAATCTCCCGTGTGACGTGAGATCCTGTGCTAATGCTGAGTTTATGTCACCCGGCGGTAGAATGACCAAATTGCCGGTGCTACAAGCGGGAGCTTTTGTTTTCGCAGAATTTGAACCTATCGTAAATTTTGTGGAGCACAAAAGTGGTGCTATTGGCCAATCATTGGACGAAGACGAAAAGGCAGAAATGCGTACCTATGTTTCATtgacagaaaatattttcaccaTGGCCGAATATTACATCAGTTTTATGGTGCCACGGGTGTATGAAGAAGTAACCAGTCCACGTAATGGATGTGTTTTTCCTTGGCCcctaaataaaatacaaaattggtcCAAGCAACGAACAGCGAAGAAACTGCTGAAGGTCTACCAGTGGCACGACATGGAAATCGAAGATGTCATGGACAAAGTGGAGAAATGTTGTGAAACATTAAACATGAAACTAAAAGAACATGAGGGCCCCTACTTTTATGGGGCAGAACCTTGCGAATTGGATGCTATTGTTTTTGGTCATTTGTTTTCAGTACTAACAGTAaatttgccaaatatggctctGGCACAAAGCGTACAAAAATTTAAGCCCTTAGTGCAATTTTGTCGTTTTATCGacgacaaatattttcaaatgaagAACACCTTGTAA
- the LOC106082111 gene encoding E3 ubiquitin-protein ligase mind-bomb isoform X1, giving the protein MACAAPAGKDASTVPSTSLVPSGASGASSSGSSGAVGGVGGVGGPATGPVVAPSSRGGATAQAAGGSGGTSGAGIVNRQSRFAIEGVGARVIRGPDWKWGKQDGGEGHVGTVRNFESSEEVVVVWDNGTAANYRCAGAYDLRILDSAPTGIKHDGTMCDTCRQQPIFGIRWKCAECVNYDLCSICYQGDKHHLRHRFYRIATPGGERTMLEPRRKSKKVAVRGIFPGARVVRGVDWQWEDQDGGVGRRGKVNEVQDWSSASPRSAAYVVWDNGAKNLYRVGFEGMADLKVVNDAKGNTVYRDHLPLLGENGPGKGPHGFQLGDKVTVDLDLEIVQSLQHGHGGWTDGMFECLNNVGLVVGIDEDHDIVVGYNSGNRWTFNPAVLTKVSSQTTAPPEFQVGDIVKICSDVESIKQLQRGHGEWADAMQLTLGKVGRVQQVYHDNDLKIEVGNTSWTYNPLAVTKIASANTDGSCVPVISSGERLSAILKKLFEPSVSGDATEEFVKAAANGYAARCEEYLTGALQASSSASSVNTQAAGTSGSSSSVSTIADVNGVFAGHTALQAASQNGHIEVIQVLLRHNVDVEIEDKDGDRAVHHAAFGDEPAVIELLSKAGADLNARNKRRQTALHIAVNKGHLNVVKTLLSLGCHPSLQDSEGDTPLHDAISKEHDEMLSLLLDYGADITLTNNNGFNALHHASLKGNPSAMKILLTKTNRPWIVEEKKDDGYTALHLAALNNHVEIAELLVHSGKANMDRQNVNLQTALHLAVERQHVQIVKLLVQEGANLNIPDKDGDTPLHEALRHHTLSQLKQLQDAEGFGKLLMGLRNPNNKKASASIACFLAANGADLTLKNRKLQTPLDLCPDPNLCKTLVKCYNERKTDDSELPGNVAGSTSRARALAANPAAAAVVCSRPLSVIDTIGLHASSSNLPMAASGSSSAALNTLSQDLSQSLTLETSSKLEATNNVSSLEECFLCSDFKRDTVFKPCGHVCCCDNCAPRVKKCLICRETVASREKIDECLVCSDRRASVFFKPCGHMVACSNCSSLMKKCVLCRTQIDEMMPYSLCCGGESSIEKVQNPNAHNENEKPQGMLVSGCGINTSGHGVAMNNTVTTTPNGNNNHVQAQNNILTANNTANSVLLAPSNVNNFQVDDVQKLKQQLQDIKEQTMCPVCFDRMKNMVFLCGHGTCQNCGDQIDGCPICRKTVEKRILLF; this is encoded by the exons ATGGCTTGCGCAGCACCAGCAGGCAAAGATGCAAGCACAGTTCCATCTACGTCTTTAGTACCATCTGGTGCTTCAGGTGCATCGTCTTCCGGTAGTTCTGGTGCAGTAGGAGGGGTCGGTGGAGTTGGTGGGCCTGCGACAGGGCCAGTCGTAGCCCCATCGTCAAGGGGTGGCGCCACAGCTCAAGCAGCCGGTGGCTCAGGGGGCACAAGCGGCGCTGGTATTGTTAATCGCCAGTCGCGTTTTGCCATTGAAGGTGTAGGTGCCCGAGTCATACGTGGACCCGATTGGAAATGGGGCAAGCAG GACGGTGGAGAAGGCCATGTTGGTACTGTACGCAATTTTGAATCATCTGAAGAAGTCGTCGTTGTCTGGGATAATGGAACAGCTGCCAATTATCGTTGCGCCGGCGCTTACGATTTACGCATTTTGGATAGTGCACCCACTGGCATTAAGCATGATGGCACCATGTGTGATACGTGCCGTCAACAGCCAATCTTTGGAATTCGATGGAAATGTGCGGAATGTGTCAACTATGATTTGTGCTCAATTTGTTATCAAGGTGATAAACATCATCTTAGACATAGATTTTATCGTATTGCCACACCCGGAGGAGAGCGTACCATGTTGGAACCAAGACGTAAATCGAAGAAGGTAGCGGTACGTGGCATTTTTCCAGGTGCCCGTGTTGTACGTGGTGTAGACTGGCAGTGGGAAGACCAAGATGGTGGTGTGGGCAGACGTGGTAAAGTGAATGAGGTACAAGATTGGTCTTCTGCTTCACCACGTTCGGCAGCCTATGTAGTATGGGATAATGGGGCAAAGAATTTATATCGTGTTGGTTTCGAAGGAATGGCCGATTTAAAG GTTGTCAATGATGCAAAGGGTAACACGGTCTATCGTGACCACTTGCCTTTGCTGGGTGAAAATGGCCCTGGCAAAGGACCCCACGGTTTTCAGTTAGGTGATAAGGTCACTGTCGATTTGGATCTAGAAATTGTGCAGTCTTTGCAGCATGGCCATGGCGGTTGGACTGATGGCATGTTTGAATGTCTTAATAATGTTGGTTTAGTTGTGGGTATCGATGAAGATCACGACATTGTAGTTGGCTATAATTCAGGCAATCGTTGGACTTTTAATCCCGCTGTACTCACAAAGGTGTCTTCACAGACAACGGCTCCACCAGAATTTCAGGTGGGTGATATCGTTAAAATCTGTTCCGATGTGGAGAGCATAAAGCAGCTGCAACGCGGCCATGGTGAATGGGCCGATGCTATGCAATTAACATTAGGCAAAGTGGGAAGAGTGCAACAAGTTTACCATGACAatgatttaaaaatagaggtggGCAATACTTCATGGACTTATAATCCTTTAGCGGTGACAAAAATCGCCTCGGCCAATACGGATGGTAGCTGTGTGCCAGTTATATCAAGCGGAGAACGCTTGTCGGCAATATTGAAGAAATTATTTGAGCCCAGTGTATCGGGTGATGCCACTGAGGAGTTTGTTAAAGCAGCCGCCAATGGTTATGCC gCCCGTTGCGAGGAGTATCTCACTGGAGCCCTACAAGCCTCAAGCAGTGCATCTTCTGTTAATACTCAAGCTGCAGGCACCAGTGGCTCTTCGTCCAGTGTGAGTACTATTGCCGACGTTAATGGTGTTTTTGCCGGTCACACCGCATTGCAGGCAGCAAGCCAAAATGGCCACATTGAGGTTATTCAAGTTCTCTTGCGTCACAATGTTGATGTGGAAATCGAAGATAAAGACGGCGACCGTGCTGTACATCATGCAGCTTTTGGCGACGAACCTGCTGTAATTGAACTTCTCTCTAAAGCAGGAGCCGATCTTAATGCTCGCAATAAACGGCGACAAACGGCTTTACATATTGCCGTGAACAAGGGTCACCTAAATGTGGTTAAGACTTTACTTAGTTTAGGCTGTCATCCTAGTTTGCAAGATTCCGAAGGGGATACGCCATTGCACGATGCTATCTCCAAGGAACACGATGAAATGTTAAGTTTATTGCTCGACTATGGGGCAGACATAACTTTGACTAATAACAATGGCTTCAACGCTTTGCACCATGCCTCACTGAAAGGAAATCCTAGTGCTATGAAAATATTGCTTACCAAAACCAATCGCCCTTGGATTGTGGAAGAGAAGAAAGATGATGGCTACACTGCTTTGCACCTGGCAGCTTTGAATAACCATgttgaaattgcagaactttTGGTCCATAGTGGAAAAGCCAACATGGACAGGCAAAATGTTAATTTGCAAACCGCTTTACACTTGGCAGTAGAAAGACAACATGTACAAATAGTTAAACTTCTTGTACAAGAGGGCGCCAATTTAAATATTCCCGACAAAGATGGTGACACTCCCTTGCATGAAGCCTTGAGACATCATACACTATCCCAACTCAAGCAATTGCAGGATGCGGAAGGTTTTGGCAAACTATTAATGGGCCTACGCAATCCCAATAATAAGAAAGCTTCGGCATCTATAGCATGTTTCCTGGCAGCTAATGGAGCGGATTTGACTTTAAAGAATCGCAAACTGCAAACACCTTTGGACTTATGTCCTGATCCAAATCTCTGCAAAACTTTGGTTAAATGCTACAACGAACGTAAAACTGATGACTCCGAATTACCGGGCAATGTGGCCGGTAGCACCTCAAGAGCACGTGCTCTGGCAGCAAATCCTGCAGCGGCCGCTGTTGTTTGCTCCCGACCTTTATCGGTCATAGACACCATTGGGTTACATGCATCATCCAGCAACTTACCAATGGCAGCATCGGGTTCAAGCAGTGCTGCCTTGAATACGCTGTCGCAAGATTTATCTCAATCTCTGACCTTAGAAACTTCCTCAAAACTAGAAGCAACAAACAATGTTTCAAGTCTCGAAGAATGCTTCCTTTGTTCGGATTTCAAGAGGGATACGGTATTTAAG CCTTGTGGCCATGTATGTTGTTGCGATAATTGTGCTCCGCGGGTTAAGAAATGCCTTATATGCCGTGAAACTGTGGCCTCGCGAGAGAAAATCGATGAATGCCTGGTTTGCTCCGATCGCAGGGCTTCGGTGTTCTTCAAGCCTTGCGGTCACATGGTAGCCTGTTCCAATTGCTCCAGTCTAATGAAAAAATGTGTATTATGCCGTACACAAATTGATGAGATGATGCCGTATTCTTTATGTTGTGGTGGTGAGAGTAGCAttgaaaag GTTCAAAATCCCAATGCCCACAATGAGAACGAAAAACCCCAAGGAATGTTGGTTAGTGGTTGTGGCATTAACACTTCAGGTCATGGAGTGGCCATGAACAATACTGTGACCACCACACCCAATGGTAATAACAATCATGTTCAGGCCCAAAACAACATACTGACTGCTAACAACACTGCTAACAGCGTTCTATTGGCGCCATCAAATGTCAACAATTTCCAAGTGGACGATGTACAAAAGCTTAAGCAGCAACTGCAGGACATAAAAGAACAA ACAATGTGTCCAGTGTGCTTTGATCGTATGAAAAATATGGTTTTCCTTTGTGGCCACGGCACCTGTCAGAACTGTGGTGACCAAATCGATGGTTGTCCCATTTGCCGCAAGACGGTGGAAAAacgcattttattattttag
- the LOC106082086 gene encoding peroxisomal membrane protein PEX14 yields MSNNTDSVLFDNTMEQGNNEGCGEAGCIEAPREALITTAVNFLTNSKVRHTTLVQKQQFLRSKGLTEKEIQMACERAGVFTQDPNAPTVINMGINATQTHAQLAIQPMRTTALGRLKEILHSMALLGGVAYAIYAFWKKFLEPFLFGNKKKKTTDEALSDIDQKVDTRIGEVKTELTQVKESLAREQRDQTQQFMREFNQFKSDLEAIKGLLLNRKQFASPLVSGVVGGPASIPAWQLSSSSPHHLRHHKDSQSDDNEKNDDVGSGSGSSETEVVTKNSDSSLEIM; encoded by the exons atgtcaaataacaCAGATTCCGTGTTATTTGACAATACCATGGAACAAGGCAACAACGAAGGATGTGGTGAGGCGGGATGTATTGAGGCTCCACGTGAGGCTTTG ATAACTACTGCtgttaattttttaacaaattccaAAGTACGCCATACTACGCtagtacaaaaacaacaatttctACGGTCCAAAGGTCTTACAGAAAAAGAGATACAGATGGCCTGCGAAAGAGCCGGGGTGTTTACACAAGATCCCAATGCTCCGACCGTAATTAATATGGGCATAAATGCCACACAAACTCATGCTCAACTTGCCATACAGCCCATGAGGACTACAGCTTTGGGCCGTCTCAAAGAGATATTGCATTCAATGGCCCTATTAGGCGGAGTGGCATATGCAATATATGCTTTCTGGAAG AAATTCTTGGAACCGTTTttatttggcaacaaaaagaagaaaaccaCAGACGAAGCTTTGTCAGATATTGACCAAAAAGTTGATACTCgcattggagaagtcaaaacagaGTTGACCCAAGTCAAAGAGTCCTTGGCTAGGGAACAACGCGATCAAACCCAACAATTTATGCGAGAATTTAATCAATTTAAGAGCGATTTGGAGGCTATCAAAGGTTTATTATTGAATCGTAAACAATTCGCTTCACCCCTGGTGTCTGGCGTTGTAGGTGGACCTGCTTCTATACCAGCTTGGCAACTGTCTTCGTCTTCTCCCCACCACCTACGTCATCACAAAGACAGTCAATCGGATGATAATGAGAAAAATGATGATGTAGGCTCCGGCTCAGGCTCATCCGAGACCGAGGTGGTAACCAAAAACAGTGATTCCAGCTTAGAAATTATGTAA
- the LOC106082084 gene encoding small ribosomal subunit protein mS31: protein MLNIRKTKELFLRGVTSRFLAGIRNYSRDYDSSDDEKDHKKSKTKKPKAPDATTPTAEESASSKLNRLLASMQTDDQLSLNKNIDVVPRPGEANKKKKLQLKQQAESKDIFSAAKRVASMLGEENKQQTESELLTKLLGKKITAPADSEKSPTSETSASEADISLSELIVGMKIDRRQSSKDSPPSRSEYVRRSIAAKGSQKQQYRKDGFSERRPMQRSREAATYTGSVNLFGGEPLGIFTDITHLKDSTDLLPTWGHLHEQSLKIQVSHPPSNYYEKLALWTEQGKVWRFPIDNEQDWLDEKDVDFSEHIFLEQHLEGWCPNRGPIRHFMELVCVGLSKNPFITAREKKEHILWYRDYFEAKKDILKDLMAEEKKQKKNVKVKPQVEA from the exons ATGTTAAATATTCGAAAAACGAAAGAGCTATTCCTTAG AGGTGTGACTTCACGTTTCTTGGCAGGCATAAGAAACTATAGCCGCGACTACGATTCCTCCGATGATGAAAAAGATCACAAGAAATCTAAGACAAAAAAGCCAAAAGCACCTGACGCTACAACCCCTACGGCGGAGGAATCTGCCTCTTCCAAGTTGAATCGCCTGTTGGCTTCCATGCAAACCGATGATCAGCTGAGtttgaataaaaatattgaTGTTGTGCCTCGTCCCGGCGAAGCTAATAAGAAAAAGAAGTTGCAATTGAAACAACAAGCTGAATCCAAAGATATTTTTAGCGCTGCGAAACGTGTGGCATCCATGCTGGGTgaagaaaacaaacaacaaaccgAGTCTGAATTATTAACTAAACTTTTGGGCAAAAAGATAACAGCACCTGCAGACTCTGAAAAGTCGCCGACGTCAGAGACTTCTGCTTCGGAAGCGGACATTAGTTTGAGTGAGTTGATAGTGGGCATGAAAATTGATCGCCGCCAATCTTCAAAAGACTCCCCACCTTCACGTAGTGAATATGTTCGCCGTTCAATTGCTGCCAAAGGTAGTCAAAAGCAACAATATCGTAAAGATGGCTTCAGTGAAAGGCGACCCATGCAACGTAGCCGCGAGGCTGCCACCTATACTGGTAGTGTCAATCTATTTGGTGGCGAACCTTTAGGCATATTTACTGATATCACACATCTTAAGGATTCCACTGACTTGTTACCCACTTGGGGACATCTTCATGAGCAATCGCTAAAAATACAGGTTAGCCATCCACCCTCAAACTATTACGAAAAATTGGCTTTGTGGACGGAACAGGGTAAGGTATGGCGATTCCCCATTGACAACGAACAGGACTGGTTGGATGAAAAGGACGTGGATTTTTCGGAACACATTTTCTTGGAACAACATTTGGAAGGCTGGTGTCCCAATCGCGGTCCCATAAGGCATTTCATGGAGTTGGTATGCGTGGGTCTGTCTAAAAATCCTTTTATTACAGCTAGGGAAAAGAAGGAGCACATCCTTTGGTATCGCGATTATTTTGAAGCTAAAAAGGATATTCTAAAAGATCTTATGGCTGAAGAGAAGAAGCagaagaaaaatgttaaagttAAACCACAAGTGGAGGCCTAA
- the LOC106082111 gene encoding E3 ubiquitin-protein ligase mind-bomb isoform X2, which yields MCDTCRQQPIFGIRWKCAECVNYDLCSICYQGDKHHLRHRFYRIATPGGERTMLEPRRKSKKVAVRGIFPGARVVRGVDWQWEDQDGGVGRRGKVNEVQDWSSASPRSAAYVVWDNGAKNLYRVGFEGMADLKVVNDAKGNTVYRDHLPLLGENGPGKGPHGFQLGDKVTVDLDLEIVQSLQHGHGGWTDGMFECLNNVGLVVGIDEDHDIVVGYNSGNRWTFNPAVLTKVSSQTTAPPEFQVGDIVKICSDVESIKQLQRGHGEWADAMQLTLGKVGRVQQVYHDNDLKIEVGNTSWTYNPLAVTKIASANTDGSCVPVISSGERLSAILKKLFEPSVSGDATEEFVKAAANGYAARCEEYLTGALQASSSASSVNTQAAGTSGSSSSVSTIADVNGVFAGHTALQAASQNGHIEVIQVLLRHNVDVEIEDKDGDRAVHHAAFGDEPAVIELLSKAGADLNARNKRRQTALHIAVNKGHLNVVKTLLSLGCHPSLQDSEGDTPLHDAISKEHDEMLSLLLDYGADITLTNNNGFNALHHASLKGNPSAMKILLTKTNRPWIVEEKKDDGYTALHLAALNNHVEIAELLVHSGKANMDRQNVNLQTALHLAVERQHVQIVKLLVQEGANLNIPDKDGDTPLHEALRHHTLSQLKQLQDAEGFGKLLMGLRNPNNKKASASIACFLAANGADLTLKNRKLQTPLDLCPDPNLCKTLVKCYNERKTDDSELPGNVAGSTSRARALAANPAAAAVVCSRPLSVIDTIGLHASSSNLPMAASGSSSAALNTLSQDLSQSLTLETSSKLEATNNVSSLEECFLCSDFKRDTVFKPCGHVCCCDNCAPRVKKCLICRETVASREKIDECLVCSDRRASVFFKPCGHMVACSNCSSLMKKCVLCRTQIDEMMPYSLCCGGESSIEKVQNPNAHNENEKPQGMLVSGCGINTSGHGVAMNNTVTTTPNGNNNHVQAQNNILTANNTANSVLLAPSNVNNFQVDDVQKLKQQLQDIKEQTMCPVCFDRMKNMVFLCGHGTCQNCGDQIDGCPICRKTVEKRILLF from the exons ATGTGTGATACGTGCCGTCAACAGCCAATCTTTGGAATTCGATGGAAATGTGCGGAATGTGTCAACTATGATTTGTGCTCAATTTGTTATCAAGGTGATAAACATCATCTTAGACATAGATTTTATCGTATTGCCACACCCGGAGGAGAGCGTACCATGTTGGAACCAAGACGTAAATCGAAGAAGGTAGCGGTACGTGGCATTTTTCCAGGTGCCCGTGTTGTACGTGGTGTAGACTGGCAGTGGGAAGACCAAGATGGTGGTGTGGGCAGACGTGGTAAAGTGAATGAGGTACAAGATTGGTCTTCTGCTTCACCACGTTCGGCAGCCTATGTAGTATGGGATAATGGGGCAAAGAATTTATATCGTGTTGGTTTCGAAGGAATGGCCGATTTAAAG GTTGTCAATGATGCAAAGGGTAACACGGTCTATCGTGACCACTTGCCTTTGCTGGGTGAAAATGGCCCTGGCAAAGGACCCCACGGTTTTCAGTTAGGTGATAAGGTCACTGTCGATTTGGATCTAGAAATTGTGCAGTCTTTGCAGCATGGCCATGGCGGTTGGACTGATGGCATGTTTGAATGTCTTAATAATGTTGGTTTAGTTGTGGGTATCGATGAAGATCACGACATTGTAGTTGGCTATAATTCAGGCAATCGTTGGACTTTTAATCCCGCTGTACTCACAAAGGTGTCTTCACAGACAACGGCTCCACCAGAATTTCAGGTGGGTGATATCGTTAAAATCTGTTCCGATGTGGAGAGCATAAAGCAGCTGCAACGCGGCCATGGTGAATGGGCCGATGCTATGCAATTAACATTAGGCAAAGTGGGAAGAGTGCAACAAGTTTACCATGACAatgatttaaaaatagaggtggGCAATACTTCATGGACTTATAATCCTTTAGCGGTGACAAAAATCGCCTCGGCCAATACGGATGGTAGCTGTGTGCCAGTTATATCAAGCGGAGAACGCTTGTCGGCAATATTGAAGAAATTATTTGAGCCCAGTGTATCGGGTGATGCCACTGAGGAGTTTGTTAAAGCAGCCGCCAATGGTTATGCC gCCCGTTGCGAGGAGTATCTCACTGGAGCCCTACAAGCCTCAAGCAGTGCATCTTCTGTTAATACTCAAGCTGCAGGCACCAGTGGCTCTTCGTCCAGTGTGAGTACTATTGCCGACGTTAATGGTGTTTTTGCCGGTCACACCGCATTGCAGGCAGCAAGCCAAAATGGCCACATTGAGGTTATTCAAGTTCTCTTGCGTCACAATGTTGATGTGGAAATCGAAGATAAAGACGGCGACCGTGCTGTACATCATGCAGCTTTTGGCGACGAACCTGCTGTAATTGAACTTCTCTCTAAAGCAGGAGCCGATCTTAATGCTCGCAATAAACGGCGACAAACGGCTTTACATATTGCCGTGAACAAGGGTCACCTAAATGTGGTTAAGACTTTACTTAGTTTAGGCTGTCATCCTAGTTTGCAAGATTCCGAAGGGGATACGCCATTGCACGATGCTATCTCCAAGGAACACGATGAAATGTTAAGTTTATTGCTCGACTATGGGGCAGACATAACTTTGACTAATAACAATGGCTTCAACGCTTTGCACCATGCCTCACTGAAAGGAAATCCTAGTGCTATGAAAATATTGCTTACCAAAACCAATCGCCCTTGGATTGTGGAAGAGAAGAAAGATGATGGCTACACTGCTTTGCACCTGGCAGCTTTGAATAACCATgttgaaattgcagaactttTGGTCCATAGTGGAAAAGCCAACATGGACAGGCAAAATGTTAATTTGCAAACCGCTTTACACTTGGCAGTAGAAAGACAACATGTACAAATAGTTAAACTTCTTGTACAAGAGGGCGCCAATTTAAATATTCCCGACAAAGATGGTGACACTCCCTTGCATGAAGCCTTGAGACATCATACACTATCCCAACTCAAGCAATTGCAGGATGCGGAAGGTTTTGGCAAACTATTAATGGGCCTACGCAATCCCAATAATAAGAAAGCTTCGGCATCTATAGCATGTTTCCTGGCAGCTAATGGAGCGGATTTGACTTTAAAGAATCGCAAACTGCAAACACCTTTGGACTTATGTCCTGATCCAAATCTCTGCAAAACTTTGGTTAAATGCTACAACGAACGTAAAACTGATGACTCCGAATTACCGGGCAATGTGGCCGGTAGCACCTCAAGAGCACGTGCTCTGGCAGCAAATCCTGCAGCGGCCGCTGTTGTTTGCTCCCGACCTTTATCGGTCATAGACACCATTGGGTTACATGCATCATCCAGCAACTTACCAATGGCAGCATCGGGTTCAAGCAGTGCTGCCTTGAATACGCTGTCGCAAGATTTATCTCAATCTCTGACCTTAGAAACTTCCTCAAAACTAGAAGCAACAAACAATGTTTCAAGTCTCGAAGAATGCTTCCTTTGTTCGGATTTCAAGAGGGATACGGTATTTAAG CCTTGTGGCCATGTATGTTGTTGCGATAATTGTGCTCCGCGGGTTAAGAAATGCCTTATATGCCGTGAAACTGTGGCCTCGCGAGAGAAAATCGATGAATGCCTGGTTTGCTCCGATCGCAGGGCTTCGGTGTTCTTCAAGCCTTGCGGTCACATGGTAGCCTGTTCCAATTGCTCCAGTCTAATGAAAAAATGTGTATTATGCCGTACACAAATTGATGAGATGATGCCGTATTCTTTATGTTGTGGTGGTGAGAGTAGCAttgaaaag GTTCAAAATCCCAATGCCCACAATGAGAACGAAAAACCCCAAGGAATGTTGGTTAGTGGTTGTGGCATTAACACTTCAGGTCATGGAGTGGCCATGAACAATACTGTGACCACCACACCCAATGGTAATAACAATCATGTTCAGGCCCAAAACAACATACTGACTGCTAACAACACTGCTAACAGCGTTCTATTGGCGCCATCAAATGTCAACAATTTCCAAGTGGACGATGTACAAAAGCTTAAGCAGCAACTGCAGGACATAAAAGAACAA ACAATGTGTCCAGTGTGCTTTGATCGTATGAAAAATATGGTTTTCCTTTGTGGCCACGGCACCTGTCAGAACTGTGGTGACCAAATCGATGGTTGTCCCATTTGCCGCAAGACGGTGGAAAAacgcattttattattttag